AAAGCAAACAAAAGGAGTTTTTAAGTCCATGTTTCGCAAAAAGGCGTGCGACTCATCTTCTTATTTGGATAAAGATTATGCCGAGCCAGATGTTGTCGAGGAATTATTTGAGGAAGGGTCTGCGTATCTCTCGGAAAGGTCACCTATTTTCTCTTGAGAACACCCTTTGTTCTACTTGCTTCATCTTAGCATGATAATTCCACAATTCTAAGGTCATATAGTAGGTACATCAGTGTTTCtgactcattttttttttgtggctTGCAGATTAGAGACTGAATATCCCCTTTGCAACTTGTTCAAATTGTTTCGTTGCGCAATTTGTCAGGTCGAGTTGAATCCTGGAGAGGGAATCTCTATACATTCTGGTTCAGAAAATCCAGGAACTTCTCGTCCGTGGGATGGCCCATTCCTTTGCCCCACCtgccaaataaagaaagaagcaATGGAGGGAAAGAGAGCATCAGGAAGTATGGCAGAGTAAcaacttctttttgttttgattattaCAAACTTCGACTGAGTAACCTAATATTGATTTATTATTTGTTCATTTCAGACCGACGTAGAGATGATTCAGATAGTGACTAGTCGATCCTTTTTTCTTAGCAGTCAGCAACATTGTACTGTTTCTGCACTTGGCACTGACGATTATTTTATAACTGGGAGAATCAGATATCAGGATAATTTCAGAATATTAATTCTATTGTTTGGAAGAGCTTGGATATGAACATTTGATTGGTTCAAGATTTAGAACTTCTAGTTCAGTCACCATGAAGTCAAGATACCATCACCTTGCACTTCTGGAGTGTGATGAATACTAGCTTGCTTCTTCCCTAATCAGGGTAGTTTTATTCCAAAGGTATTAATGAATTCAACAGCGCCTTCACGTCGAACTACCCCAGATAACtaactttttttttccctttcctttttctttttccttctggtTCACGTACATCATTGTATACGAGTTTCATTTTATATAGAGCTATAAAAGTAAATGAAAGCTGACTCACTGTAATATTGTGGAAGAGTTTAATTTTATACAAGTTTTTAGTCTAACTCGGCCTTGTGAACATATATTCTGCGTGTTATCCGGAGACATCAAGACGTAAACCTGATAAATCATTCGGTACTGATTAGAGTTGTTAAGATGTGTTGTTTCTTGTGTTTCAAAAGCGTGCAGGGTACCATATGCAAAGAAATGTccgtcattttttttttcttcatttcattGGACTGCGAGACTGAGAAATGTAAATGTTATCTAACTTGCATGCAATAGCTGAATTCCAGAACCATTGAAAACTCAACTTAGAAACAGGAAAGTTATGGATGGTGGAGATTCCCGACCTAAAAATAAACCAAACTTCCAACAGGAAGAAATCAAGAGTCAAACAGCCAACCCGAATTACTTGCGAACTACAACAAGTAAACCAAATTGACAAAATTTGTCAAGGGTTAAAGTTTTTGTGATCCAGACTTTTCTCATATCCTTTAagccaaattcttcatcaaccatTTAGAACCACTCATAGGTGACATTGTCCTCTTTGGAGAAGGGAAAGAAATTCTTCTGCATCCCAAGATGCCACTTGTCCGGTTTCGTTTTCCAGCTAAATTATATGAATCAAGTGGTCCATTCTGGGTGAACCCAGACACATAACCTGAAACCTATTGgtgattcaaaagaaaaaaatataaaagtttAGTTTGAAAGCAAATCATAGATTTTAGTATTAGTGGAtctcaaaaatgtaatttcaaaaGTTGCTTAATACAAACTCGTTAATTCCTTTGATGCATTATGTGGTCCTCTAATCATATCCTAAGCCAATACACCCTTTTTTAGCCTTTTCCCTTTATAGAACCTAATATAAAATTaatctccttttttttcttttctttttactgTATCACTATTGCTCCAGTTATAACTTTCAACTGCTTACAGTGATAAGAGAAGTGAAAGAAGTTGCATTCACCAGACTATCCGCGGGTGAAAATTGCATATGCCCCTTGCCCTGTGCACTTGTTTTATACAAAACGTTTATTTTTTATTCTGATGCAAGTGAAATTTAAACCGAAGTCTGCAACAGCCACTTGGTGCCTAAATTTACCCGCTCTAACCcaaaaacaaatgtaaaaaaatGTCAAtgtctctctctttctttctaaAAGGCAGACCATCCACAACCACTTTATTCTAGTTTGCTTATTCCTTATCTATCTCTATCCTACAACTAAACCAAAGGACAGATAAACAAGAGAGAATTCCAACGTTTCACACAAAAATATGGATACTCAACAAGGAAaaacgaaagaagaagaagaacaacaatcaACAAAGCTTATAGAACCAaattccacaacaacaacaactactaCTACTTCATCGCCATCTTCATCTCCTACTCATGAATTCTCATTTACAATATCTGTTCAACCCACTAATAAgttatcatcatcatctccttcttacgCAATTGATCTTTCTCCAGCTGATGAGATTTTTTTTCATGGACATCTTCTGCCTCTTCATTTCCTTTCTCACTTTCCCATGTCTCCTCGCCGTTCCACGGCCAATTCAGTTGATTGTTCTACTACTACTACTGCTCAACCCATTAAAGATGCTTTAGAAGATAAGAAAACCATAAACATCAAACAGTTTAATCGTAGCAATAGTTTTAGAACAAAGAGAAGAGTCAAGGTAAAGTCTTTTTCTTTATTCAGGCCTATGAAATGGCGAAAGCCATGTGAAGCCGATGAAGGagaagaaggtggagaagaaaatgaggaaactgcaatgaaaaAGAAGGTGAGATTTGATGCTGGTATAATATTAAAAAGTTACTTGAGAATGGTTAGGCCTCTCTTGTTTTTTAGAGGACTGAGTAGCAAGAATTGCAAACTGCAAACGAGACCGCATTCGTTTTCATCGAGTTATCCGAATCCAAAAGCCAGGAAAGAAGACAGAGATGGACGGAATTCAGCACCTGCATCCTTTCAAACATCAAATACTAGTCCTTTGCAGGCAAGAGATAGATTTCCAACCTTAGTGAAAGATGGTAGCATGGATGAGTTACAAAGTGCAATTGAAGCGGCAATTGCTCATTGCAAGAATTCTAGCACAACACAAGAAGGGAAATTCAAATTCCAGTGTTGAGATTTAccacttcatattttcttaattacttttttttttatcttgttatAGGGGGGTTTATATATTTCATGGTGATCAAATGGATCCTAAACATGGATTGGGTTTACAGAGTTCTGATGATATCTAGTCAATTTTAAGAAATAGCGAAATATGTgtgtttatttttctgttttgcatGAAAAAAAAGAAGGTGATTTTTGGTTCTTGGTCTGTTTgctaaattttccaaaaataaaaaatacaatgGTGAAAGTTTAACTAAAATCTTAATCTGGTCCTGCTGATAAAAGTTTTTATCCGCACACATAGATATAGAGTAGCTGATGGAGCTGCCGGAATTCAATTGTGGAAGGTGTGTCTCATTCGTCTGTGTCGCCAACGCTGGGATTGCAGTATGCCAATAACCAGCATAGTCAAGTCCCAGACCCAACATCGTGCCTTTGAATTCAAAGTTGCGGATGGCTTTCGGGAGAAATGACGATTCACTTGATCGAATACTTCAAAATGTAATTCCATTTGCTGCGGTTGATCTTTTTGGCAAGTAACATGTTTTATTTTGGCCCTCTTTAGCGGTTAATTGTACTGTAGACAGGTTTCAATCTCGGGTCGTGGCATCTGAATACTATTAAATTGCATGCACTGAAATAAGCTTTGATATAAATCATAACATTGGATAACAACTGAAAGGCAGGGAGGGAGATTCACACCTTTGTGTATTATGAAGGATTAACGCAAACTACAGTCTACAGATTTAGACATCCTATCAAAGTTTCAACTGTATCGTACAGCGTACCGGCCTTTCGGCCATAGTGTTAAAATTCTTGGATGATTGTAACTCTGTAGGTTTGTAGGGGTCGGTGACAGGGTTGTTAAAAAAACTTAAAAGGCTGTAAGAAAATTATTGGGATTGTATAATTTGGTGGGTTTAATTATTTCATAATGTTACAGAATTCAAAAGGGTCACTCATCAAAGGTAGGcgctgcttttttttttctttttttttgattgagCACTAAAAGAGCTAGAACATGACAGTGATGATTTGTTTAAACGATTCCGTCAATTAACAGTTAGTAGTAGTAGCTTCAGATAGATATTCATTAACTTTCTCTCTTTACTTTCAAGTGCATGTCTATCATTGTTTATCCTATTAAATCGAAACTCATCTCTTCATGCAACAAAGGTGCTTTCATCCTTTTGCGACACTTAACAAAACTTTAAAGAGAAAGGCGGTATGAATGACAGTGTGTTTTTTATGATTTAAGTGCCAATTACAGAATGTTCCTATTTTTTgtaattcggtcacaaaatgatcatacttttATAATTCATTTACAAAATGGTCTTTTTCCATCCGATTTAACACTTTTGAATAAAATGTTATTATCTTTTCCAAATATACCCTCCCTCCAAATACCCTTCCTAGTTAACTAATTGGttgaagtggtggtggtgaagcgctggtggtggtggtggtggtagaagcTTAAGAATACCTGCTAAACCCCGGAGGGGAAGCGGTGAACCCTTTGGGTGAATGCGGTGTAATGATCCTGAATGCGGTGTACCGAACCTGAATGTGGTTTTACGATTCTAAATGCGGTGTAACGATATGTAAGCGGTACTACCACCACCTACAAATAACACCACCGTCAAAAAATTATTAATGAAGGCAAAAGTTAAAATTGTGTGTGGAAGGATAATAtgaaggatatataggtaatttcATTAACATATTTAACTATGAGTCACCACTTAACTCCCTTTTTAACGgaagtatgatcattttgttaatagtttgtaacagTAGGATGCTTTTGTGAATCATGTCCTAATACTAGGACTGTTTTGTACATTTTCCATGATTTAAACTAGGAAACCTCCGAGTGACCTTGTGAGGAGCCGAAGAGGTAGGTGATCTATCGGATAGCAAATTTGGTGCCGGCCGGACTAACTTTTTTTATTTGGTAATGCTACATTCTTGATACCGTGAATGAAAGATGTCGGCCGGGCCCTGATTGCATTTTTATTAGGCCTTCTTTTTTTAAGGAAGGAAGCCAtacaacaaggaaaaaaaaagaaaaaaaaaagaaccctgattttgggcatacctaaatctttttaGGCATACAAAGAACTAGTCGAGAAAAAAAAGAGTTTGTATCCCTCCACCGATCAATAATATTACAATGTTCTGTTGCACTTGATGTTGGttcttttttgatttatttatacaTTGAATCTGTTTTAAGTTTAATGTTACACGTTTTTTTGATCTTAGATTAACTTGTAGAAGGAATctgagtttttaattttattacttTCTTTTATCCCTGAAAGTTTTCTTTTTCCATAATATCTTTGTTGATTTATATGCTAATGGGTTGTTAACTTTTTTGGCAGATCTCCTGGTTGATTTTGTGTAATTTTCAGTCGTGAACACTAGAAGTGGTGAAATCTTCAGTGATTCTATCTCTCATTATCGCAGTAATGCTTGCTCTCCGATAGTCGTATTGTTCATATTCATCATTGTGTTACAAAAAATGTCGTTTTTGGTCTCAGCATTAAAGTTTTCACCGATTCATTGTACGCTTCTCTGTTCATCAAGATTAACCGTGAAgattaatcatcatcatcatctctattGTTTTCCATGGGTTGGTTTATTCAAAAAATTAGTCAACAGTCAGTTTAATTTCAGTTACCACAATTGGAATTATTCCCCCTCTTGTGATATTCAAAAAATAGTCAAGCCTTTAATCCCACTAATCAAACAATACAGTTGTCAAAGCCAATATCTTAAGgaacaaaaatattttgtttattctCAGTCCTTGTATAATCCAATAAGATATCCTACATTtactcaaaaccctaatcttcCAAAGCCTTATATACATCAACATCTTAGGTTTAGGAAAACTCATTACCTTCATAGAAAAATTCCTAACAATAATATGGAAGGATTATCTCAGAGTATGCAAGCAGCTGATATTGGTGTGGGTCCTTCAAGAAGAATTCGTCGAGCTATCACCTCAGCTAAGGTGGTGAAAGATGCAGCAGATGAATGAATGTATAATTTACTTGGTAAAATGATCTCTAAAGATGCTTAAAATCATGAAAAGGTCAAGGAGGAAGTTAATTTGAGATGGAAGTGTTATCGCCGTTTTGAGATTATCTTTAAGGAAACTAATctctttgttttcagatttgaGAGAAAGACAGCTTATGATAGTGTTGTTGCCAATGCTCCATGGTCAATGTTAGGATTTCTGGTGAGTCTCCAAAAGTATGACTCTAATCTACCATTAGAAGACTATAAATTTATTAGCCAAGTATGGTGTGTAAAGCTTCGAAATCTTAAGCAGGTAATATTAAATGAAAGACTTCTCCAGGATATATGTTTGGATATTGGCTAGAGAGTGACTccggaaggaagaagaagaatgccAAGAGGACATGTTACCAATACGGTATACATTGAAGTCAACCTGAAAAAACCGCTCTGAAGAGGTGGTTGGCTGGTAGCTCCTAATGGTGAAAAAGTCTGGGTAATTTATCACTTTGATATGAAACCATATGAAATTTGTAA
This is a stretch of genomic DNA from Papaver somniferum cultivar HN1 chromosome 1, ASM357369v1, whole genome shotgun sequence. It encodes these proteins:
- the LOC113297521 gene encoding BRI1 kinase inhibitor 1-like, producing the protein MDTQQGKTKEEEEQQSTKLIEPNSTTTTTTTTSSPSSSPTHEFSFTISVQPTNKLSSSSPSYAIDLSPADEIFFHGHLLPLHFLSHFPMSPRRSTANSVDCSTTTTAQPIKDALEDKKTINIKQFNRSNSFRTKRRVKVKSFSLFRPMKWRKPCEADEGEEGGEENEETAMKKKVRFDAGIILKSYLRMVRPLLFFRGLSSKNCKLQTRPHSFSSSYPNPKARKEDRDGRNSAPASFQTSNTSPLQARDRFPTLVKDGSMDELQSAIEAAIAHCKNSSTTQEGKFKFQC